From Erinaceus europaeus chromosome 9, mEriEur2.1, whole genome shotgun sequence, one genomic window encodes:
- the RWDD2B gene encoding RWD domain-containing protein 2B — protein MTEIEQAEAQLSELDLLASMFPGENELLMNDQLALAELKDCIEKRSMEGRSSKVYFTINISLDMSEEAMVMFSLACILPFKYPEVLPEITVRSVLLSRSQQNQLNTDLTEYLQKTCLGDVCILNATEWVREHGSDYISRDTTPSPVTATAVQPGDLFLTRLWIYSHHIYNKCKRKSIVEWAKELSLTGFSMPGKPGVVCVEGPQSACEEFWSRLRKLNWKRILIRHREDIPFDGVNDEMERHKKFSMFEEKVFSVNGARGNHMDFGQLYQFLNLKGCADVFQMFFGVEGQ, from the exons ATGACCGAGATTGAACAGGCCGAGGCCCAGCTCTCCGAGTTAGACCTGCTAGCCAGTATGTTCCCAGGTGAGAATGAACTCCTAATGAATGACCAGCTGGCTCTAGCGGAACTGAAAGATTGTATTGAAAAGAGGTCAATGGAGGGACGATCTTCCAAAGTGTACTTTACAATCAACATAAGCCTGGATATGTCTGAGGAGGCAATG gTGATGTTTTCACTGGCTTGTATCCTTCCCTTCAAATACCCTGAAGTCCTGCCTGAGATTACAGTCAG ATCGGTATTACTGAGTAGATCACAACAGAATCAGCTAAACACAGATCTGACAGAATACCTGCAAAAGACTTGTCTCGGTGATGTCTGCATATTGAATGCCACCGAGTGGGTGAGAGAACATGGCTCTGACTACATCAGCAGAGACACCACGCCTTCCCCCGTCACGGCCACTGCAGTCCAGCCAGGCGACCTCTTTCTCACGCGACTCTGGATCTACAGCCATCACATATATAACAAATGCAAAAGAAAGAGCATTGTCGAGTGGGCCAAGGAGCTTTCCCTCACTGGGTTCAGCATGCCTGGTAAACCTGGTGTGGTTTGTGTCGAAGGCCCACAAAGTGCCTGTGAAGAATTTTGGTCAAG GCTCAGAAAATTAAACTGGAAGAGAATTTTAATCCGCCACCGAGAGGATATTCCTTTTGATGGTGTGAATGATGAGATGGAAAGACATAAAAAGTTTTCAATGTTTGAAGAAAAAGTCTTCAGTGTCAACGGAGCCAGAGGAAACCACATGGACTTTGGTCAGCTGTATCAGTTTTTAAATCTTAAAGGGTGTGCAGATGTTTTTCAGATGTTCTTTGGTGTGGAAGGACAATGA